In Camelina sativa cultivar DH55 chromosome 16, Cs, whole genome shotgun sequence, a single window of DNA contains:
- the LOC104751765 gene encoding pentatricopeptide repeat-containing protein At2g21090 has translation MPISNPRKRPICVARSFLSRHATTKEELSQAVSRLESLTKQGIRLPFELLASLLQRCGDTKSLKQGKWIHRHLKITGFKRPNTLLSNHLIGMYMKCGKPIDACKVFDQMHLRNLYSWNNMVSGFVKSGMLARARVVFDSMPERDVVSWNTMVIGYAQNGNLHEALWFYKELRRSGIKYNDFSFAGLLTACAKSRQLQLNRQAHGQVLVAGLLSNVVLSCSLIDAYAKCGQMESAKRCFDEMAVKDVHLWTTLISGYAKLGDMEAADKLFCEMPEKTPVSWTALIAGYVRQGSGHQALDLFRKMVALRVKPEQFTFSSCLCASASIASLRHGKQIHGYMIRSNVRPNPIVISSLIDMYSKSGSLKASEQVFSLCDDRQDCVLWNTMISALAQHGLGHKALRLLDEMIKFRVHPNRTTLVVILNACSHSGLIEEGVRWFNSMTVHHGIVPDQEHYACLIDLLGRAGCFKELMCKIEEMPFEPDEQIWNAILGVSKIHGNVELGKKAAEELIKLDPESSAPYILLSGIYADHGKWESVEKLRGIMKKRRVNKEKAVSWIEIEKKVEAFTVSDGSHAHARKGEIYFILHNLAALMEEEASRT, from the exons ATGCCCATCAGTAACCCTAGGAAACGGCCAATCTGTGTCGCCCGATCGTTTCTCAGCAGACACGCAACAACCAAAGAAGAGCTCTCTCAGGCCGTATCGCGTCTCGAGTCCTTGACGAAACAAGGGATTCGTTTACCCTTTGAGCTCCTAGCGTCGCTGCTCCAGCGGTGTGGAGATACCAAGTCGTTGAAACAAGGCAAATGGATTCATCGCCACTTGAAGATTACTGGATTCAAGAGACCCAACACGCTTTTGTCCAATCATTTAATCGGAATGTACATGAAATGCGGTAAACCTATCGATGCGTGTAAAGTGTTCGATCAAATGCATCTCAGGAATTTGTATTCGTGGAACAATATGGTCTCTGGGTTTGTCAAATCGGGCATGTTGGCGCGTGCACGGGTGGTGTTCGATAGTATGCCTGAGAGGGACGTTGTGTCCTGGAACACCATGGTCATTGGGTACGCTCAGAATGGGAACCTACACGAAGCACTTTGGTTTTATAAAGAGTTGAGGAGATCTGGAATCAAGTACAACGACTTCAGCTTCGCTGGCCTTTTGACGGCATGTGCCAAATCTAGGCAGCTCCAGCTCAATCGGCAAGCTCACGGGCAGGTTCTGGTTGCTGGGTTACTGTCAAATGTGGTGCTTTCGTGTTCTCTCATCGATGCTTATGCGAAATGTGGTCAGATGGAGAGTGCTAAAAGATGTTTTGATGAGATGGCAGTGAAGGATGTTCATCTTTGGACTACTCTCATCTCTGGATACGCCAAACTCGGGGATATGGAAGCGGCTGACAAGTTATTCTGTGAGATGCCAGAGAAAACTCCAGTCTCTTGGACTGCATTAATTGCTGGATATGTTAGGCAAGGCTCAGGGCACCAAGCTCTTGACTTGTTTAGAAAAATGGTTGCTTTGAGGGTTAAACCAGAGCAATTTACTTTCAGTAGCTGTCTGTGTGCCTCTGCGAGCATTGCCTCTCTTAGACATGGGAAGCAAATTCATGGCTACATGATTCGCTCCAATGTCAGACCCAATCCGATTGTTATCAGTTCTTTGATCGATATGTACTCCAAATCAGGGAGTTTAAAAGCCAGTGAGCAGGTTTTCAGTCTTTGCGATGACAGGCAAGACTGCGTTTTGTGGAATACGATGATTTCTGCATTGGCACAGCACGGGCTTGGCCACAAGGCCTTGCGCTTGCTTGATGAAATGATCAAATTCAGAGTCCATCCTAACCGGACCACTCTGGTTGTGATTCTTAATGCCTGCAGTCATTCAGGTCTGATAGAGGAAGGAGTGAG GTGGTTTAACTCAATGACTGTTCACCACGGGATTGTTCCCGACCAAGAGCATTACGCATGTCTGATAGATCTCCTAGGTCGTGCCGGTTGTTTCAAAGAGCTGATGTGCAAGATCGAGGAAATGCCTTTCGAACCCGACGAACAAATCTGGAACGCAATCCTAGGAGTATCCAAAATCCATGGAAACGTAGAGCTAGGAAAGAAAGCGGCTGAAGAGCTGATCAAACTGGACCCTGAGTCGTCTGCGCCATACATATTGCTCTCTGGCATTTATGCAGATCATGGGAAGTGGGAATCAGTAGAGAAGCTGAGAGGGAttatgaagaagagaagggtGAATAAAGAAAAAGCTGTTAGTTGGATTGAAATCGAGAAGAAAGTTGAAGCTTTCACTGTCTCAGACGGGTCTCATGCTCATGCTCGGAAAGGAGAGATCTACTTCATTCTGCATAATCTGGCTGCACTtatggaagaagaagcttcaagaACATGA
- the LOC104751766 gene encoding dirigent protein 23-like: MAKLEDVSRMLVLLITILPLAAQGSRLYSWANRLEETEKEKVTNLQFYFHDTLSGKNPTAVKVAQGTDTEKSPTLFGAVFMVDDALTETADPKSKLVGRAQGLYGSSCKEEVGLIMAMSFCFEDGPYKDSTISMTGKNSAMNPIREMPIVGGTGMFRMARGYAIAQTNWFDPKTGDAIVGYNVTVVH, encoded by the exons atGGCAAAACTGGAAGATGTATCAAGAATGCTAGTTTTGTTGATAACAATACTGCCACTGGCTGCTCAAGGATCCAGACTGTACAGCTGGGCTAATCGGCTCGAGGAAACAGAGAAGGAGAAGGTAACAAACCTTCAGTTCTATTTCCATGACACCTTGAGCGGCAAGAATCCGACCGCCGTGAAGGTGGCTCAGGGAACCGACACCGAAAAATCCCCAACACTGTTCGGTGCTGTTTTTATGGTCGACGACGCTCTCACCGAGACAGCTGATCCCAAATCCAAACTCGTTGGCCGGGCGCAAGGCCTTTACGGTTCTTCAT GTAAAGAAGAGGTAGGTCTAATAATGGCCATGAGCTTCTGTTTCGAGGACGGTCCATACAAGGACAGCACCATAAGCATGACCGGGAAGAACTCGGCCATGAACCCAATCCGAGAAATGCCTATTGTTGGTGGCACGGGAATGTTCAGGATGGCTCGTGGCTACGCTATTGCTCAGACCAATTGGTTCGATCCCAAGACTGGTGATGCCATCGTTGGTTATAACGTTACCGttgttcattaa
- the LOC104753909 gene encoding dirigent protein 23-like, giving the protein MAKLEDVSRMLVLLITILPLAAQGSRLYSWANRLEETEKEKVTNLQFYFHDTLSGKNPTAVKVAQGTDTEKSPTLFGAVFMVDDALTETADPKSKLVGRAQGLYGSSCKEEVGX; this is encoded by the exons atGGCAAAACTGGAAGATGTATCAAGAATGCTAGTTTTGTTGATAACAATACTGCCACTGGCTGCTCAAGGATCCAGACTGTACAGCTGGGCTAATCGGCTCGAGGAAACAGAGAAGGAGAAGGTAACAAACCTTCAGTTCTATTTCCATGACACCTTGAGCGGCAAGAATCCGACCGCCGTGAAGGTGGCTCAGGGAACCGACACCGAAAAATCCCCAACACTGTTCGGTGCTGTTTTTATGGTCGACGACGCTCTCACCGAGACAGCTGATCCCAAATCCAAACTCGTTGGCCGGGCGCAAGGCCTTTACGGTTCTTCAT GTAAAGAAGAGGTAGGTCNTTAG
- the LOC104751767 gene encoding probable magnesium transporter NIPA6, whose translation MESDNGKGLILAVASSVFIGSSFILKKKGLKRAAAFGTRAGYGGYTYLLEPLWWAGMVTMIVGEAANFVAYIYAPAVLVTPLGALSIIISAVLAHFLLKEKLKKMGVLGCVSCIVGSVVIVIHAPKEQTPNSVEEIWNLATQPAFLIYVAITMSIVLALILHFEPLCGQTNILVYIGICSLMGALTVMSIKAIGIAIKLTMEGVSQIGYPQTWLFAMVAGTCVVTQLIYLNKALDTFNAAIVSPVYYVMFTTLTIVASAIMFKDWSGQNAASIASELCGFITVLTGTMILHGTREEEQQASSEQVRWYESRKSTNEEHLISLYSPEY comes from the exons ATGGAGTCGGACAATGGCAAGGGGTTGATACTAGCTGTAGCCTCTAGTGTTTTCATTGGTTCCAGCTTCATTCTTAAGAAGAAAGGTCTCAAACGCGCTGCTGCTTTTGGCACCCGCGCAg GTTATGGAGGTTATACATACTTATTAGAGCCTCTTTGGTGGGCGGGCATGGTCacaa TGATTGTTGGAGAAGCTGCAAACTTTGTGGCTTATATTTATGCACCGGCTGTACTTGTTACTCCTCTTGGTGCTTTAAGTATTATCAtcag TGCTGTTTTGGCACATTtcctattaaaagaaaaacttaagaaaatggGGGTCCTCGGATGTGTTTCTTGCATCGTCGGCTCCGTTGTTATTGTCATCCACGCACCAAAGGAGCAGACTCCCAATTCCGTTGAAGAAATTTGGAATCTCGCTACTCAGCCAg CTTTTCTAATCTACGTAGCCATAACCATGTCCATTGTCCTTGCTTTAATTCTGCATTTTGAACCCCTGTGCGGCCAAACGAACATTCTTGTTTATATCGGAATATGTTCGTTAATGGGTGCTCTCACT GTTATGAGCATAAAAGCTATTGGGATTGCGATAAAATTAACAATGGAGGGAGTAAGCCAGATAGGGTATCCACAGACGTGGCTTTTTGCCATGGTTGCAGGAACCTGTGTAGTTACACAATTGATTTACCTAAACAAG GCTTTGGACACATTCAATGCAGCAATTGTTTCTCCAGTATATTATGTAATGTTTACAACCCTCACAATTGTTGCTAGTGCAATTATGTTCAAG GATTGGTCTGGGCAAAACGCAGCCAGCATAGCCTCTGAATTATGTGGATTCATCACTGTGCTCACAGGCACAATGATACTCCATGGTACGAGAGAAGAGGAACAACAAGCTTCTTCAG AACAAGTAAGATGGTACGAGTCAAGAAAGAGCACGAACGAAGAACATCTGATAAGTCTGTACAGCCCTGAATactag
- the LOC104751768 gene encoding peptidyl-prolyl cis-trans isomerase CYP19-2 produces the protein MASHPKVFFDMTIGGAPAGKIVMELYTDKTPKTAENFRALCTGEKGVGRSGKPLHFKASAFHRVIPDFMCQGGDFTVGNGTGGESIYGNKFEDENFERKHTGPGILSMANAGANTNGSQFFICTVKTDWLDGKHVVFGQVIEGLDVVKAIEKVGSSSGKPTKAVVIADCGEISS, from the coding sequence ATGGCGTCGCATCCCAAAGTTTTCTTCGACATGACCATCGGCGGTGCACCGGCGGGAAAGATCGTGATGGAGCTTTACACCGACAAGACCCCGAAGACGGCTGAGAATTTCAGAGCACTCTGCACCGGAGAGAAAGGCGTCGGACGTAGCGGAAAGCCACTGCACTTCAAAGCCTCTGCGTTCCACCGCGTGATCCCTGATTTCATGTGCCAAGGAGGGGATTTCACCGTCGGGAACGGTACGGGCGGCGAATCGATCTACGGAAACAAGTTTGAGGATGAGAACTTCGAGAGGAAGCACACGGGACCTGGGATTCTGTCGATGGCGAACGCTGGAGCCAACACCAACGGATCTCAGTTCTTTATCTGTACGGTGAAGACTGATTGGCTCGATGGGAAGCATGTGGTGTTTGGTCAGGTGATTGAAGGCTTGGACGTTGTTAAGGCTATTGAGAAGGTCGGATCTTCTTCTGGAAAGCCGACGAAGGCGGTTGTGATCGCCGATTGTGGTGAGATCTCTTCTTAG
- the LOC104751769 gene encoding proline-rich protein 2-like: protein MRILPKNGGAYCILLVFALCSVAHSLNRDIKVVGDVEVVGYAESSKIKIPNAFSGLRVTIKCKAADSKGPFVKKGSGEIDETGKFNLNIPNHDIVGDDGALKEACYAHLYSASGNPCPAHDGLEASKVVFLSKSGETHVLGLKQSLKFSPEVCMSKFFWHMPKFPLPALTFPKIKKPCPPFYKPPVVIPKKPCPPKIAHKPIYKPPVPIYKPPVPIYKPPVVIPKKPCPPKIAHKPIYKPPVPIYKPPVVIPKKPYPPLHKPIDKPSVPIYKPIYKPPVPIYKPIYKPPVVVIPKKPCPPLPKFPSFPPKYIIPHPKFGKWPPFPSHP, encoded by the exons ATGAGGATATTACCTAAAAACGGAGGTGCTTACTGCATCCTCTTAGTCTTTGCTCTCTGTTCGGTGGCTCATTCCCTTAACCGTGACATCAAGGTCGTTGGCGATGTCGAGGTCGTTGGCTACGCAGAAAGCAGCAAAATCAAGATCCCCAACGCATTCTCAG GACTCCGAGTAACGATAAAATGCAAGGCGGCCGATTCAAAAGGCCCTTTCGTTAAGAAAGGAAGCGGGGAAATTGACGAAACAGGAAAATTTAATCTCAATATTCCTAATCATGACATTGTCGGAGACGATGGAGCGCTAAAGGAAGCTTGTTATGCTCATCTATATAGCGCCTCAGGCAACCCTTGTCCGGCCCACGACGGTCTTGAAGCCTCCAAGGTCGTGTTTCTATCGAAATCCGGCGAAACCCATGTTTTGGGTCTCAAACAAAGTCTTAAATTCTCACCGGAAGTTTGCATGTCAAAGTTCTTTTGGCATATGCCTAAGTTCCCTTTGCCTGCGTTAACGTTTCCTAAGATCAAGAAGCCTTGTCCCCCATTTTACAAACCACCGGTTGTGATCCCAAAGAAGCCGTGTCCACCAAAGATTGCACATAAGCCCATCTACAAGCCGCCGGTGCCTATCTACAAGCCTCCGGTGCCTATTTACAAGCCACCAGTGGTGATCCCCAAGAAACCTTGTCCACCAAAGATTGCACATAAGCCCATCTACAAGCCACCCGTACCTATTTACAAGCCTCCGGTGGTGATCCCAAAGAAGCCATACCCGCCACTTCACAAGCCGATCGACAAGCCCTCGGTGCCTATCTACAAACCCATCTACAAGCCACCGGTTCCCATCTACAAACCGATATACAAGCCACCAGTAGTGGTGATTCCAAAGAAGCCATGTCCACCACTTCCCAAGTTTCCGTCCTTCCCACCTAAATACATTATTCCCCACCCTAAGTTCGGGAAATGGCCTCCTTTCCCTTCTCATCCTTGA